From Micromonospora rifamycinica, a single genomic window includes:
- a CDS encoding YjbQ family protein, whose translation MRSEVITVRTGSRPTVADITAEAERFVSGQGDGLLHVFVPHATAGVAVIETGAGSDDDLLRALDDLLPTDDRWRHRHGSPGHGRDHVLPAFVPPYATLPVLGGRLQLGTWQSVCLVDPNGDNPTRQVRFSFLPG comes from the coding sequence ATGCGCAGTGAGGTGATCACCGTCCGGACCGGCTCCCGTCCCACCGTCGCGGACATCACGGCCGAGGCCGAACGGTTCGTCTCCGGGCAGGGCGACGGGCTGCTGCACGTCTTCGTGCCGCACGCCACCGCCGGCGTGGCGGTCATCGAGACCGGCGCCGGCTCCGACGACGACCTGCTGCGGGCGCTCGACGACCTGCTGCCCACCGACGACCGCTGGCGGCACCGGCACGGCTCACCCGGCCACGGCCGGGACCACGTGCTGCCCGCCTTCGTCCCGCCGTACGCGACGCTGCCGGTGCTCGGCGGCCGGCTCCAGCTCGGCACCTGGCAGTCGGTCTGCCTGGTCGACCCGAACGGCGACAACCCGACCCGCCAGGTCCGCTTCTCCTTCCTCCCCGGCTGA
- a CDS encoding alkaline phosphatase D family protein, translated as MALSRRTVLLSGAAVGAAGATAGLPTPADAAGGRPARPVGTASHRPLVWPFTLGVASGDPDHQGMVLWTRLAPVPLAEDGLGGMPARTVEVQWEVAVDELFRHVVQRGTQTARPESAHSVHVELTGLLPGREYFYRFRAEGHLSPTARTRTAPDPAALPAALAMGFVSCSHYEQGYFTAYRRLAESAPELILHLGDYQYEYAREYGPERPRGHEGPETRTLANYRQRHAQYKTDPDLQAAHAVAPWAVVFDDHEVENNWAGAVPEEPDPNFLARRAAAFQAYHENMPLRRGSVPCGPDMALYRRLRWGRLATFHLLDTRQYRDDQACGDGYRDCPAAADPGRTLTGAAQEAWLLDGFLRSDSRWDLLAQQVFFAARDRDPGPTRLTSMDAWDGYLASRDRITRGWVAAGVRNPVVLTGDVHAHWAADLKLDYLDPAARTVGTELVCSSVTSGGDGFDSASGSHPWLRTNPHLRFQNDLRGFVRTTITPAQLSADFMVLPYVSRPGAPAYPRASFVVEDRVPGLHQTYDRPPTTARALPPGVDRDRYTVETETGLR; from the coding sequence GTGGCACTGTCCCGACGTACCGTCCTGCTCTCCGGTGCGGCCGTCGGCGCGGCCGGTGCGACCGCCGGCCTGCCGACACCCGCCGACGCCGCCGGTGGACGCCCGGCCCGCCCGGTGGGCACCGCCAGCCACCGGCCGCTGGTCTGGCCGTTCACCCTGGGAGTGGCCTCCGGCGACCCCGACCACCAGGGGATGGTGCTGTGGACCCGGCTGGCTCCGGTGCCGCTGGCCGAGGACGGGTTGGGCGGCATGCCCGCCCGGACGGTCGAGGTGCAGTGGGAGGTGGCCGTCGACGAGCTGTTCCGGCACGTCGTCCAGCGGGGTACCCAGACCGCCCGACCCGAGTCGGCGCACAGCGTGCACGTCGAGCTGACCGGGTTGCTGCCGGGACGGGAGTACTTCTACCGGTTCCGGGCCGAGGGTCACCTCTCGCCGACCGCGCGGACCCGTACCGCGCCCGATCCGGCCGCCCTGCCCGCCGCGCTGGCCATGGGTTTCGTCTCCTGTTCCCACTACGAGCAGGGGTACTTCACCGCGTACCGGCGGTTGGCCGAGAGCGCGCCGGAGCTGATCCTGCACCTCGGCGACTACCAGTACGAGTACGCCCGGGAGTACGGCCCCGAACGACCGCGCGGGCACGAGGGGCCGGAGACCCGGACGCTGGCCAACTACCGGCAGCGGCACGCCCAGTACAAGACCGACCCGGATCTCCAGGCGGCGCACGCGGTGGCCCCCTGGGCGGTGGTCTTCGACGACCACGAGGTGGAGAACAACTGGGCCGGCGCGGTGCCGGAGGAGCCGGATCCGAACTTCCTGGCCCGACGGGCCGCCGCCTTCCAGGCGTACCACGAGAACATGCCGTTGCGGCGGGGCTCGGTGCCGTGCGGTCCGGACATGGCGCTGTACCGGCGGCTGCGCTGGGGTCGGCTGGCCACCTTCCACCTGCTCGACACCCGGCAGTACCGGGACGACCAGGCGTGCGGGGACGGCTACCGGGACTGCCCGGCGGCGGCCGACCCGGGGCGCACCCTCACCGGGGCGGCGCAGGAGGCGTGGTTGCTGGACGGGTTCCTCCGGTCCGACTCCCGCTGGGACCTCCTCGCCCAGCAGGTGTTCTTCGCCGCCCGGGACCGCGACCCGGGGCCGACCAGGTTGACCAGCATGGACGCCTGGGACGGCTACCTGGCCTCCCGGGACCGGATCACCCGGGGCTGGGTGGCGGCCGGGGTGCGCAACCCGGTGGTGCTCACCGGCGACGTGCACGCGCACTGGGCCGCCGACCTGAAGCTGGACTACCTCGACCCGGCGGCGCGGACGGTCGGCACCGAGCTGGTCTGTTCGTCGGTCACCTCGGGCGGGGACGGGTTCGACTCGGCCAGCGGCTCGCACCCCTGGCTGCGCACCAACCCGCACCTGCGGTTCCAGAACGACCTGCGCGGTTTCGTCCGGACCACGATCACCCCGGCCCAGCTCAGCGCGGACTTCATGGTGCTGCCGTACGTGAGCCGGCCGGGCGCCCCGGCGTACCCCCGGGCGTCGTTCGTGGTCGAGGACCGGGTGCCCGGCCTGCACCAGACCTACGACCGGCCGCCGACCACCGCCCGCGCGCTGCCGCCGGGGGTGGACCGGGACCGGTACACCGTCGAGACGGAGACCGGGCTGCGCTGA
- a CDS encoding thiamine pyrophosphate-dependent enzyme, translated as MTTPQDLDDRFRETLGALPEPERRCDPAQPVRPGAALTGRQLLALFDAQVTSRQLDLAGRWLRSFDEGFYTIGSAGHEANAAVAAALRPTDPALLHYRSGAFYCLRAAQASGSFPGGGTPAEGVPDRDADADPATTAPHPDGVPVAGHFSDGVAVSPPPAGPVTYRVGADGTAEPVPRHRPTPTAPGPVPAVTDPAQTSASTDPTSASADPADPASTDPDLTDPASTGPGHTGPGDVTPAGAADRGAAAGTPSAPADRPVPAPATGPAERPPGDRDEWEQAYAEAARDVLSGMVASARDPIAGGRHKVFGRADLAVVPTTSTIASHLPRAVGLGLAVERLRRIDTAGRRDDPAGPPRSPWPRDAIVVCSFGDASVNHASATAAFNTAGWYDHTGLRIPVLFVCEDNGLGISVRSPDGWVERTLRARPGVRYFTVDGTDPVAAYTVAAEAAGWVRRHRRPAVLHLRTVRLLGHAGADAERAYRSTAEIAADEARDPVLATARLLVEAGVATGEELLARYDEQGWQVRRTAEEVLDEPKLATPAEVVAPLSPRRPLRVATAVARAAERAAGPDAASRAEAFGGKPPELAGPLTLAQSINAALADGMLSHPQLAVFGEDVAAKGGVYGVTKGLRERFGAARVFDTLLDETSVLGLGLGAGLAGMLPVPEIQYLAYLHNAEDQLRGEAATMQFFSQGAFRNPMVVRVPGLAYQEGFGGHFHNDNSVAVLRDVPGLVVAVPARPDDAAPLLRTCLAAAVVDGTVSVFLEPIALYHTRDLYEPGDGEWMGPYTEPGAWAAGHVPIGRARVYGVGSAEDITIVTFGNGVRMSLRAASTLADEGIGSRVVDLRWLAPLPVADLIREASATGRVLVVDETRRSGGVGEGILATLVDAGYVGAARRVAAVDSFVPLGPAARQVLVSEDAITQGARTLLAR; from the coding sequence GTGACCACCCCGCAAGATCTCGACGACCGGTTCCGGGAGACCCTGGGCGCACTGCCCGAGCCCGAGCGGCGGTGTGACCCGGCGCAACCGGTACGGCCCGGCGCGGCGCTGACCGGGCGACAGCTGCTCGCCCTCTTCGACGCCCAGGTGACCAGCCGGCAGCTCGACCTGGCCGGCCGCTGGCTGCGGAGCTTCGACGAGGGCTTCTACACCATCGGCTCGGCCGGGCACGAGGCCAACGCGGCGGTCGCCGCCGCCCTGCGGCCCACCGACCCCGCCCTGCTGCACTACCGCTCCGGCGCGTTCTACTGCCTGCGCGCCGCCCAGGCCTCCGGGAGCTTCCCCGGCGGCGGCACCCCGGCCGAGGGCGTCCCGGACCGGGACGCCGACGCGGACCCGGCGACGACCGCGCCGCATCCCGACGGCGTGCCGGTGGCCGGGCACTTCTCCGACGGCGTGGCCGTGTCGCCGCCCCCGGCCGGTCCGGTCACCTACCGGGTGGGTGCCGACGGCACCGCCGAACCGGTACCCCGCCACCGGCCCACCCCCACCGCTCCCGGCCCGGTACCCGCCGTGACCGACCCCGCCCAGACCTCCGCCTCCACCGACCCCACGTCCGCCTCCGCCGACCCCGCCGACCCCGCCTCCACCGATCCCGACCTCACCGATCCCGCCTCGACCGGCCCCGGGCACACCGGCCCCGGGGACGTCACCCCGGCCGGTGCCGCCGACCGGGGGGCGGCGGCCGGCACGCCGTCGGCGCCGGCTGACCGGCCGGTCCCGGCGCCGGCGACCGGCCCGGCCGAGCGGCCGCCGGGGGACCGGGACGAGTGGGAGCAGGCGTACGCCGAAGCGGCCCGGGACGTGCTGAGCGGGATGGTCGCCTCGGCCCGGGATCCGATCGCCGGCGGCCGGCACAAGGTCTTCGGCCGGGCCGACCTGGCCGTGGTGCCGACCACCTCCACCATCGCCTCGCACCTGCCCCGGGCGGTCGGGCTGGGGCTGGCCGTGGAACGGCTGCGCCGGATCGACACCGCCGGCCGGCGCGACGATCCGGCCGGTCCGCCACGCTCGCCGTGGCCCCGCGACGCCATCGTGGTCTGCTCGTTCGGCGACGCCTCGGTCAACCACGCCAGCGCCACCGCCGCGTTCAACACCGCCGGCTGGTACGACCACACCGGCCTGCGGATCCCGGTGCTCTTCGTCTGCGAGGACAACGGCCTCGGCATCAGCGTCCGGTCGCCCGACGGCTGGGTGGAACGCACCCTGCGGGCCCGACCGGGGGTGCGCTACTTCACCGTCGACGGCACCGACCCGGTGGCCGCGTACACGGTGGCCGCCGAGGCCGCCGGCTGGGTGCGGCGGCACCGTCGTCCGGCGGTGCTGCACCTGCGCACGGTGCGGCTGCTCGGGCACGCCGGTGCGGACGCCGAGCGGGCGTACCGCAGCACCGCCGAGATCGCCGCCGACGAGGCGCGCGACCCGGTGCTGGCCACCGCCCGGCTGCTCGTCGAGGCGGGGGTGGCCACCGGGGAGGAGTTGCTGGCCCGCTACGACGAGCAGGGCTGGCAGGTACGCCGTACCGCCGAGGAGGTGCTCGACGAGCCGAAGCTGGCCACCCCGGCCGAGGTGGTGGCCCCGCTGTCGCCCCGCCGGCCGCTGCGGGTCGCCACCGCGGTGGCACGGGCGGCGGAGCGGGCCGCCGGGCCGGACGCGGCCAGCCGGGCGGAGGCGTTCGGGGGCAAACCGCCGGAGCTGGCCGGGCCGCTGACCCTGGCGCAGAGCATCAACGCCGCCCTCGCCGACGGGATGCTCAGCCACCCCCAGCTGGCCGTCTTCGGGGAGGACGTCGCCGCCAAGGGCGGGGTGTACGGGGTGACCAAGGGGCTGCGGGAGAGGTTCGGCGCGGCCCGGGTCTTCGACACCCTGCTCGACGAGACGTCGGTGCTGGGGCTGGGGCTGGGTGCCGGGCTGGCCGGGATGCTGCCGGTGCCCGAGATCCAGTACCTGGCGTACCTGCACAACGCGGAGGACCAGCTGCGGGGCGAGGCGGCCACCATGCAGTTCTTCTCGCAGGGGGCGTTCCGCAACCCGATGGTGGTGCGGGTGCCGGGGCTGGCGTACCAGGAGGGGTTCGGCGGACACTTCCACAACGACAACTCGGTGGCCGTACTGCGGGACGTGCCGGGTCTGGTGGTCGCGGTGCCGGCGCGGCCCGACGACGCCGCGCCGCTGCTGCGGACCTGCCTGGCCGCCGCCGTGGTGGACGGCACGGTCTCGGTGTTCCTGGAGCCGATCGCGCTCTACCACACCCGGGACCTGTACGAGCCGGGTGACGGTGAGTGGATGGGGCCGTACACCGAGCCGGGTGCCTGGGCGGCCGGTCACGTGCCGATCGGCCGGGCCAGGGTGTACGGCGTCGGATCGGCCGAGGACATCACCATCGTCACCTTCGGTAACGGGGTACGGATGTCGTTGCGGGCGGCCTCGACGCTGGCCGACGAGGGGATCGGCAGCCGGGTGGTGGACCTGCGGTGGTTGGCCCCGCTGCCGGTGGCGGACCTGATCCGGGAGGCGTCCGCCACGGGCCGGGTGCTGGTGGTCGACGAGACACGGCGCTCCGGCGGAGTCGGGGAGGGGATCCTCGCCACGCTGGTGGACGCCGGATACGTGGGGGCGGCGCGGCGGGTGGCGGCAGTCGACTCGTTTGTACCATTAGGTCCGGCTGCCCGTCAGGTGCTGGTCTCCGAGGATGCCATTACCCAGGGTGCCCGTACGCTGCTGGCACGGTAA
- a CDS encoding DUF3052 domain-containing protein gives MSATAGQAADGVRLLADRFGIEPGMVVMEMGYDEDVDQDLRDALTDRCGELVDEDTDEVVDAVLVWYRDGDGDLFELLVDALGPLADAGVVWLLTPKAGRDGHVEPSEVAESAQTAGLQQTSTLNAGKDWSGARLVLRRGSKGRK, from the coding sequence GTGAGCGCGACCGCTGGTCAGGCCGCCGACGGGGTACGTCTCCTGGCGGACCGGTTCGGGATCGAACCGGGGATGGTCGTCATGGAGATGGGGTACGACGAGGACGTCGACCAGGATCTCCGGGACGCCCTGACCGACCGCTGTGGAGAACTGGTCGACGAGGACACCGACGAGGTGGTCGACGCGGTGCTCGTCTGGTACCGCGACGGCGACGGTGACCTCTTCGAGCTCCTCGTCGACGCCCTCGGCCCGCTGGCCGACGCCGGAGTCGTGTGGCTGTTGACGCCGAAGGCGGGACGGGACGGCCACGTCGAGCCGAGTGAGGTCGCCGAGTCGGCGCAGACCGCGGGCCTCCAGCAGACCTCGACCCTCAACGCCGGCAAGGACTGGAGCGGCGCCCGGCTCGTGCTGCGCCGCGGGTCCAAGGGCCGCAAGTAG
- a CDS encoding peroxiredoxin produces MPIEVGAEAPDFLLKDQNNQEVRLSDYRGNRTVLLVFYPLAFTGICQGELCEVRDNLNDYVNDDVQVLTVSVDSVYAHKIWAEKESYQFPLLSDFWPHGAVAQAYGVFNDLAGIANRGTFVIDKDGIVRFAEMNMPGEARDQQGWRKALADTVAA; encoded by the coding sequence ATGCCGATCGAGGTTGGTGCCGAGGCACCCGACTTCCTGCTGAAGGACCAGAACAACCAGGAGGTACGGCTCTCGGACTACCGGGGCAACCGCACCGTGCTGCTGGTCTTCTACCCGCTCGCGTTCACCGGCATCTGCCAGGGTGAGCTGTGCGAGGTGCGGGACAACCTCAACGACTACGTCAACGACGACGTGCAGGTGCTCACCGTCAGCGTCGACTCGGTGTACGCCCACAAGATCTGGGCCGAGAAGGAGAGCTACCAGTTCCCGCTGCTGTCCGACTTCTGGCCGCACGGGGCGGTCGCCCAGGCGTACGGCGTCTTCAACGACCTCGCCGGCATCGCCAACCGGGGCACCTTCGTCATCGACAAGGACGGCATCGTCCGGTTCGCCGAGATGAACATGCCGGGTGAGGCGCGCGACCAGCAGGGCTGGCGCAAGGCCCTCGCCGACACGGTCGCCGCCTGA
- a CDS encoding alpha/beta fold hydrolase has translation MSYADVNGLRLWYEEHGEGRPLVLLHGGYGSVETFASILPALARRRRVIAVDLQGHGRTADVDRPLRYESMADDVAALLRHLDLPGAEVLGYSLGGGVALRAAIQHPELVHRLVLVSTPCKRQGWYPEVLAALAGQDERTGEQMRGTPPHQLYERIAPRPQDWPTLWARTGDLLRREYDWSPEVAALAVPTLLVFADADSIPVAHMAEFYGLLGGGHRAPGGDGTTRPLSRLAILPGLTHQEIPTTPLLPHLVLPFLTHQLH, from the coding sequence GTGAGCTACGCGGACGTCAACGGACTACGCCTGTGGTACGAGGAGCACGGCGAGGGACGGCCGTTGGTGCTGCTGCACGGCGGCTACGGCTCGGTGGAGACGTTCGCTTCGATCCTGCCGGCCCTGGCACGGCGTCGCCGGGTGATCGCGGTGGACCTCCAGGGTCACGGCCGGACCGCCGACGTGGACCGACCCCTGCGGTACGAGTCGATGGCCGACGACGTCGCCGCGCTGCTGCGGCACCTCGACCTGCCCGGGGCGGAGGTGCTCGGTTACTCCCTCGGCGGCGGGGTGGCGCTGCGTGCCGCGATCCAGCACCCGGAGCTGGTGCACCGGCTGGTGCTGGTCTCCACCCCGTGCAAGCGGCAGGGCTGGTATCCCGAGGTGCTGGCCGCGCTGGCCGGCCAGGACGAGCGGACCGGCGAGCAGATGCGCGGCACGCCCCCGCACCAGCTCTACGAGCGGATCGCCCCCCGGCCGCAGGACTGGCCGACGCTGTGGGCCAGGACCGGTGACCTGCTGCGCCGCGAGTACGACTGGTCGCCGGAGGTGGCCGCCCTCGCCGTACCGACCCTGTTGGTCTTCGCCGACGCCGACTCGATCCCGGTCGCCCACATGGCCGAGTTCTACGGGCTGCTCGGCGGCGGCCACCGCGCCCCGGGCGGGGACGGCACCACCCGCCCCCTCTCCCGCCTGGCCATCCTCCCCGGCCTCACCCACCAGGAGATCCCCACCACCCCCCTCCTCCCCCACCTGGTCCTCCCCTTCCTGACCCACCAACTCCACTGA
- a CDS encoding aminoglycoside phosphotransferase family protein, producing MDGTGGGRIGWAELPRSVRLAVEQIIGDRVVEARSQPGGYSPGTADRVRTAGGRRAFVKAVSPAQNPQTPRMHRAEARHTAALPGSAPTPRLLGWHDDGEWVALVLTDVEGRHPYTPWRAAELDSVLRALAALAGALTPNPVPDVPTAAERLAHDFAGWRRIVADPPPRLDPWAAAHLTELCAAADRGLAALTGDTLCHLDVRADNLLIGPDGSVTVVDWPWACRGPAWLDTALLLVNVQLHGGHDTEALVRGLPLTADVDPAVLTGFYAGLAGFFTDSARRPPPPGIPTVRHFQQAQADALLPWLTHRLPQ from the coding sequence ATGGATGGCACGGGCGGGGGCAGGATCGGGTGGGCCGAGTTGCCCCGGTCGGTCCGGCTGGCGGTGGAGCAGATCATCGGCGACCGGGTGGTCGAGGCGCGTTCCCAACCGGGTGGGTACTCCCCCGGCACCGCCGACCGGGTGAGAACGGCCGGTGGGCGGCGCGCGTTCGTCAAGGCGGTCAGCCCGGCGCAGAACCCGCAGACGCCCCGGATGCACCGGGCCGAGGCCAGGCACACCGCCGCCCTGCCCGGATCGGCGCCGACGCCCCGGCTGCTCGGCTGGCACGACGACGGCGAGTGGGTGGCGTTGGTGCTCACCGACGTCGAGGGCCGGCACCCGTACACGCCCTGGCGGGCCGCCGAACTCGACTCGGTGCTCCGCGCGCTGGCCGCCCTGGCCGGCGCGCTCACCCCGAACCCGGTGCCGGACGTACCGACCGCCGCCGAGCGGCTGGCCCACGACTTCGCCGGCTGGCGGCGGATCGTCGCCGACCCGCCGCCCCGGCTCGACCCGTGGGCCGCCGCGCACCTGACCGAGCTGTGCGCGGCAGCCGACCGGGGGTTGGCCGCACTGACCGGCGACACCCTGTGTCACCTCGACGTCCGGGCTGACAACCTGCTGATCGGCCCGGACGGTTCGGTCACCGTGGTGGACTGGCCGTGGGCCTGCCGGGGCCCCGCCTGGTTGGACACCGCACTGCTGCTGGTCAACGTGCAGCTGCACGGCGGGCACGACACCGAGGCCCTGGTACGTGGGCTGCCGCTCACCGCCGACGTCGACCCTGCCGTGCTGACCGGCTTCTATGCGGGCCTGGCCGGTTTCTTCACCGACAGTGCCCGCCGGCCGCCACCGCCGGGCATCCCCACCGTCCGCCACTTCCAACAGGCCCAGGCCGACGCCCTCCTCCCCTGGCTAACCCACCGCCTCCCGCAGTAA
- a CDS encoding polysaccharide pyruvyl transferase family protein, which translates to MRGPTGLTIGVLGSYGGRNLGDEAILTGLLADLREQEPNARIIVFSRNPAHTALAHPDVEAVPWEGVSRVDSAEVLGQLDLLILGGGGILYDREARRYLRVVRVAQERGLPLLTYAVGVGPLNDGVDTGMVRETLAGATEVTVRDQESRMVLEEAGLLNPITVTADPAFLLEPEDFPARLLREEGVPAGRRLVGLSVREPGRAAERLDVDGYHRLLAQIGDFLVQRIDAHVLFVPMERDDIRHSHGVLSHMVAADRGRILHGDYSPRQVLGLMRHFDLAVGMRLHFLIFAAMVGTPFLPLPYAGKVFDLAQRLGVPALRGVEREVEGPLLAEVDRLWDERDFRREATAQRVAEVCEQARGTSQVTRAVLDGLRSRSLARTAV; encoded by the coding sequence ATGAGAGGTCCCACCGGCTTGACCATCGGTGTGCTCGGCTCGTACGGCGGTCGGAACCTGGGTGACGAGGCGATCCTCACCGGGCTCCTCGCCGATCTCCGCGAGCAGGAGCCGAACGCCCGGATCATCGTGTTCTCCCGCAATCCGGCGCACACCGCGCTGGCCCATCCGGACGTGGAGGCGGTGCCCTGGGAGGGCGTCAGCCGGGTCGACTCGGCCGAGGTGCTCGGCCAGCTCGACCTGCTCATCCTCGGCGGCGGCGGCATCCTGTACGACAGGGAGGCCCGCCGTTACCTACGGGTCGTCCGGGTCGCCCAGGAACGGGGGCTGCCCCTGCTGACGTACGCGGTGGGTGTCGGGCCGCTCAACGACGGGGTGGACACCGGCATGGTCCGGGAGACCCTGGCCGGGGCGACCGAGGTGACCGTCCGGGACCAGGAGTCCCGGATGGTGCTGGAGGAGGCCGGGCTGCTCAACCCGATCACCGTCACCGCCGACCCGGCGTTCCTGCTGGAACCGGAGGACTTCCCGGCCCGGCTGCTGCGCGAGGAGGGGGTGCCCGCCGGTCGACGCCTGGTCGGGCTGAGCGTTCGTGAGCCGGGGCGGGCGGCCGAGCGGCTCGACGTCGACGGGTACCACCGGTTGCTGGCCCAGATCGGCGACTTCCTGGTGCAGCGGATCGACGCGCACGTGCTGTTCGTCCCGATGGAGCGGGACGACATCCGGCACTCGCACGGGGTGCTGTCACACATGGTGGCCGCCGACCGGGGGCGGATCCTGCACGGTGACTACTCGCCCCGGCAGGTGCTCGGCCTGATGCGACACTTCGACCTTGCCGTCGGGATGCGGCTGCACTTCCTGATCTTCGCGGCGATGGTCGGCACCCCGTTCCTGCCGCTGCCGTACGCGGGAAAGGTCTTCGACCTGGCCCAGCGGCTCGGCGTGCCGGCACTGCGCGGGGTGGAACGCGAGGTGGAGGGTCCGCTGCTGGCGGAGGTGGACCGGCTCTGGGACGAGCGGGACTTCCGCCGCGAGGCCACCGCCCAACGGGTCGCCGAGGTCTGCGAACAGGCCCGGGGCACCTCGCAGGTCACCCGGGCCGTGCTGGACGGCCTGCGGTCCCGTTCGCTGGCCCGGACGGCCGTCTGA
- a CDS encoding DinB family protein — MTEIHIDPTLGPVLARTGDERAVLDAFLDFHRAAVLRKARGLTDAEASRRLVPSATTLAGLLRHLTLVERNWFPFLLDPTPGDVFPTTEEDAAASFTVPPGETLDALADAYERACVRSRELAARFPLDRVVAHPQLGEVSLRWIMVHMIEETARHAGHADILRELTDGSTGAI, encoded by the coding sequence ATGACGGAGATCCACATTGACCCGACGCTGGGTCCGGTGCTCGCCCGGACCGGGGACGAACGGGCGGTGCTCGACGCGTTTCTCGACTTCCACCGCGCGGCGGTGCTGCGCAAGGCGCGGGGGCTGACCGACGCCGAGGCGTCCCGCCGGCTGGTGCCGTCGGCGACCACCCTGGCCGGCCTCCTGCGGCACCTCACCCTGGTCGAACGGAACTGGTTCCCCTTCCTGCTCGACCCGACCCCCGGTGACGTCTTCCCGACCACCGAGGAGGACGCGGCGGCCAGCTTCACCGTGCCGCCGGGGGAGACGCTCGACGCGCTCGCCGACGCCTACGAACGGGCCTGCGTCCGCTCCCGCGAGCTGGCCGCCCGGTTCCCGCTGGACCGGGTGGTCGCCCATCCGCAGCTCGGTGAGGTGTCGCTGCGCTGGATCATGGTGCACATGATCGAGGAGACCGCCCGGCACGCCGGGCACGCCGACATCCTCCGTGAGCTGACCGACGGCAGCACCGGCGCGATCTGA